A stretch of DNA from Gavia stellata isolate bGavSte3 unplaced genomic scaffold, bGavSte3.hap2 HAP2_SCAFFOLD_119, whole genome shotgun sequence:
gaaatactgaaaaccaaaacgcCAGGCACGCTGACAGGAGAGCTCATGGCAAAGTAACGTGCCCCACTTTGCCTGCCCTCAGCACAACCCTAGCTCGCCAAGAGCTATTTTCAGTGGacatcagacagacagatgcctagaacaaaacttgctggggaggatgctgccgttagacttctccctttctcgGAAGCTGATGTACCTGGACTGAACCACAGGGATAACCCAAAAAGTCAGCGTCCTTGCACTAACGAAATCACACAAGAGCCCAAAGCCAgatgccttccctgctctcagtccCGCCTATCCAACAGctcaaaatcttcccaaagcagacaaatcagcctagcaggcagggcatgaagccacactccaggcagccccacagaccccacaccAACCAAAGGCACGGGCAGAACCAAGCCAGAAACTCACAGGCAGCCTTTGCACCCAGATTGAGCTAGAAGCACGGAGCTAGCGCAGGGCTACAGCAACCACTGCCGCCAAGCACGGCTGAAACTGCCCGTCACCTTGCGTTTTTGCATGTCTCCTCATGAgacacctctgcctttccctcctacactgtgttctttaatacaggaagaggcacctggttaatcttctctttaacaggttattagattattcagctatccaaaagagagagggagtgagagataagagagaaatgcagatgaactgaactgcagaagaagatcattgactacaaagcaaaagacccagagaccagctggtggttttacagggacaaaagcaggtgcaggaagaagtacacagaagtgtttgcaggtgAAAACCTAGCAGGAGACTAACGATTCGTGATCTTAGCCAGTATCActagaaggcagaggctgctgtcagaACTAAGGTCAGAGGCTGATCGGAGATGTGCCAAGCCATTTAATAAAGTCaagttgctgtttccatccagcttaaaaatgtcaacttaTGTCCTTCTCCTGTTTCGGAATATCCAGACAGCGAACCACCACTGGAAGCTTCGTTCACAAGGCAGTTGTCTGACAAACCGCTTTGTGACAAAAAGCGACAAGACAATTcaacaggagcacaggctgcGCAAATTCAGTGTTTGCCAACAATCTCCTAGAGAGCAGACACTAAGGTCAACCCAAGAAAATTTAGAGACCTTGCCAAGTGATGTAAGTGCCACGGCAGCTCCCCTGGCAGAAAACCTCCTGAGCTTCAGCTGGacttgggaagggattttttaaatcctctttcctccaCAGCTACCCCAGCAGCTAgcagtggagcagtgctgcccGGCCTCTCTCCTACAGCACAGctgagcaaaacagcagcacaatgcaaacatCAGCCTCGATCAATGGCCCTGAGTGATCTGCAACAGAGGTTCAAAAGAAGGACTAAGGCAATTgaactccaaacagaaacacatcatttactagcgaggcagagcagacagcacggTGTGTACGATCATGAAGTACTCAGACACGATTTCACCTCAAATGGGGCAAGTTAAAAACATCTGAGGgtggcaccccagctcctctcaaGGGTGGCCAGCCGGGTGCCcgagctgctgacagaagcaacCAGGGAGCGCAGTGTGACCACACCGGTGCCAAGCACTTTTTAAgatgcactgctggcactgctgcagggacagggcttgttTCCAGCAGAGCAGGTGCTGCTTTCAACAGCTTTCCACCCAGTGGCACCCCCAAACCCGAAATAACCCTTAGACCTGGTAGCATTGCCCAAATCCAGGAAGAAACCCTAAAGCCAGGTGCACCCCacacccggcagcacccccgaAACCTGGCAGCACGCACCTGACAGAGcaacacccccaaaccctgagGTTTCCCCTCAAATTGGCAGAACGCACCAGACGCAGACGCACACCCCAAAAGCTGTTTGCAACCTCCAAACTCACAAACACCCCCGAGCCCAGGAGCACACCTTAAACCTGTGAATGGTCCCCCAAGTCCAGAAAGAGCtgccaaatgcagaaacagcCCCAAACCGGGCACCTTTCCGCAGATCAGGCAGCTCCCTCCAAAACTGGCAGCACTGCTCAGCCCCAGCGGGGCGCAGCCGCTTGAGCCTGGTGGGCTGAGGCCACGCCATggcagcaggggcagcccccgggctggGCCCCCCCCAACTTGTCCAGGACAGGGAATggcggctgcagcagggagcccGGGGTGGCCAACGTCCAACAGCAGCCTCACCACCAGCCCAGCTGCGCTACCACCGCTCCCTGGGACTTGCCAGGGCGCTGGGGCCCAGTCAGGGCATCCTGGGCAAGGCTGtcctccccggggcagggagTGCCTGGGGGGATGGCGGAGCTGCGCccggaggaggggaagagctgtTGCAGGGTagtggggaaggggcagagacCGCGGGTGCAGACGGGGCTCAGGGGGTGCGTGTGAACATCGCATCGGGAGAAAGCGCTGCTGTGGAGTGGCACtgagcagcagcctcctggggcCAGCAAGGCCTGAAGCATGTGGCCAAGGTGCTGGGCAGCCGGCCCAGGCCAGCCGAAGGGAGGCAGGTCTGGGGAAGTTGCTGCCAACCCCGGGGGAGAAGACAACCCCCCAGTCCCGTCCCCTAACGCTGCCCCTCgagaaaggcagagggggaTGACTGACAAATGAGCGTGGGATCTTCCAGGTCAGATGAGATGAGCAGCCAACTTTATTGTGCTGGGGGATGGGGGCCAGCACTTGGAGCTGGTGCGACCGGTCAGCAgccaggggtggtggggcaggggacagagcctGGCAGGGTCCTGCCATGCCTGGCCCTGCTCCAGGGAAACGTCTCATGGGCAGAGGAACATCTCAGAGGCATTTGGAGCAGCAGGTTCCAGCTGATCTGTTGGtctcacctgctcctcctggccagGGAAAGAGACGAGTGGGCTGGCGTGCTCTGGAGGGGATGCCTGGGGGTCTCTGCAGGCACAGGGGTTTTGTCTCTGCAGACACAGGCGTTTCGTCTCTGCAGAAACGGGCGTTTCATCTCTGCTCCATGTCTTTCTGTCGCAGCCCTCAATCCCTTGGAGGAAGACGTCGAGCCCTTGGTCTCTTCGCTGGGAGCTCAGACTGTGCTGATCATCAGTTCTCTAAGGAAGCGACCGGCATCGGGATGGACCAGGGCGCTGTGCTGTTGGCCCTGCAAAGCCAGGGAGAGGTGAAGCTCTCcttgggaaaatggaaaatcaaAGCTGCATCAACCAAGCCAGTGCTGTGGTGTCCTTttggagctgggctctggccagagtgGGACATTGTGTTGGGACCATGAAGTGgccaggaaaatgaaaagcccCAGCGTTGATGGGGCTTTGAAagggctgccaagggaaggtgagggccagcaacagctttcattgCTGGAAAGAGGTGcttgtcttcctcctcctgttctgtATCTTGTTCCTCTATCTTCTGTGCCTCCTCTGGCTCatccttcttctcttcctggttttcctcctgctcctaGTCCTGTGCCACCTGTTCCTCTTCTGACTGTTCCTTGcattcctcctccacctcttcttcctcctcctcttgctcctcctcatgttcttcctcttccttcttctctttctctccttctccttgttctcattctttttctatgttcctcgtcctcttcctccccttcctccgcCTCCTGCCATCCACCAGTTGATCctgtttgtcttccttctttttctcctcctcctgtttgtcctcctgTTAAGTCTCTGAGACGGGGTCATCACAGCCTGGCTGGTTGGGTGCCTGGGACTCAGTGACAGAGAAAGGGATTCCCCATTTAGAAATGGGTTGCCATATGGCCTTTTCTTGTGTCAACGGGGGAGAAACGACAGGCTGGCAGTGAGGCTTTTAAAGGGTTTGTGGGTTGGAGAGAGCAGGAAAATGAGCTCATTCCACTGGGCATCCAGTGGGTACCTGCCCATTATTAAACTGTTGTTATTAAGTGCTGTTAGTTTTGGGTCTATAGAGCAGGTGGAAGAGCCAGGTGACTCTGTGAGGTTCACACCATTCCCCTACAATTTTATGTGTTGTCTCaaggcagaaaacctctgcCCCGCAGGAGGGGAAGGTGCCATTtgtcatttcacagaatcacagaatcactaaggttggaaaagacctgtaagatcgtcaagtccaaccattacaaaaaaaaaaccaacaacaacaacaacaaaaaaaaaaaccaccaaaaaaaccaccaaaaacccgcacaccacaccacacaaaagaccacccacaccacacaaaacCATGCCCATCcagccacgtcccacaatgccacatccacacgctccttgaatacctccagggagggtgactccactacctccctgggcagtctattccactgtgttaccactctctcagtaaagaaatttttcctaatatccagtctgtatctcccctgttttttttttttaataccttttttgtctttattacAATATAATTTACTTAAATTTTCTGTTAACAAAACAGAATCCCAGTACTACAGACCAGCGGTGTAACAGGCGTAGCGCcttgtgtgtgttttatttgaATCGCACGAGCACTCTAGATGGCAAAGGTTTCAGAGTTCATTTTATGCGGGGCCAGTCTCAGTCCTCAATGTACTCCCACAGGTCCCTCTCGTAGCCTTCGTGCACGTGCTGCAACAAAACCCTTCGTCGACTCTCGCAGTATCTGTACTTATCCTGTACTTTCTGCTTTATGTCTTGCAGTGAATCTTGGGATATATCTCGCTCAAGGTACCCAGAAAGCACCTCTGTAGCATTCTCTAAGTCTGCTTGGTTGTTCTCAAAGATAATGGACTGATTATTCTTTTTGAGGTAGAAGGCAAAGACGTAAGTGTACATGAGTGTGGCACGACACTGGCAGAGGATGTCGACTGCTTTCTTCAGGAACTGCACCTCGATCCACGACATGTTGTGCTGCTGCATCTCCTCCATTTTCTGCTTCACCTGAGCATAGAGCTTGTGCTCAAAGCGCAGGCTCTGCATGTGGTTCATATAGCAGTTGCAGTAGAACAGGtacctctgcagggctgctctggatCGCTCCTGTGCATCCCTTGCTGCCTTTGCATCATCCTCATTGTAGCGATTACAGTTGTACCAGGCAGATCCGTGGGGCTCCCAGGGGCCCAGACACACCCAGCAGAACTCTGCTTTGCAGTTCTGGTTCCGACAGACCATGTGGTTACAGCCCCTATCCTTCTTGATGGTGACGTGGCATTTCGGGCATTCCTTTGTGTTTGCTGCAATCCAATTAGAAGTTTCACTGTCATCATCACACTTCTTAATCCATTTCTTTAACCACTTGCATTTAACAGGATCATGCCAGTTTTCACCGCAGTTAAAGCAAAAGTGACATCCACATTTGCAGCGAACGGGTTTAGCATCAGGATATTGGACTTTAACAACGTGGTGGCAATCTGGGGCAGGACACCATTTTAACAGGCGATTACACTCTACAAAACTATTGGTTATTAAATGCTGGTACTTTAATTTAACCTTAGAATCTGTGATCAGACGCATAACTGTATTGTCATCAACTAAGATATCACAGCCATGAGCAGGGCGTGAAATGGTCTGTCCCATGCCTTCCTCCATTATTTTGGTAGTTAAATATTCACTCCAGCACTGCATACAGAACTTGTGTCCACACTCTAGGCCAGTAAAGTACGAGTTTGGGTAGTTCAGATAGCAGATCTGACAAGGCATATCCTGGGCTGATGACCTTGTGTTCATCTGGCACGTTCGAGACTTTTTACTTGGATTAATTACATGACACTCTGCAAAGAGCTTCTCCAAGTTGCCATCAAAGTACCTCTCCATCAGCTTCTCTTTATCCCAGTTGAAATGGCTAAGCGGTATTCGAGTAATAGTCGCTGGCTTCTGGATGACCTCGTTGACCTCGCGGATGCACTCCACCATGTGCTGCAGGATCTGCTCGGCCGTCAGCACCTCGTAGCGATAATCCTCCTCCTGctcggggccgccgccgccgccagggCCCGGCCTCCACAAATTAGCCCTTGGAGGAGACGAGGGGAAAAGCGCTGCTTGATTTGATAGGCGgtgctctgtgtgctgctgcgCTTCCCTGTTCTGTGATGGGGTCATCACAAGCTGGTTGGCCAGGTGCCTGGGACCTTCAAGGCCGGTAAGGAGGGAAGAAGTCAGCCTGGCGCCCAGGAACCTTGAGGCCGATAGGGAGGGGGAGAAGTCGTCTGCCTGGTGCACAGGACCTTCAGGGCCTGatgaggaggggaaaggggacTGATACGTGACCAGCTCAGTCAAAGAGCACGGCCATTTGCCTCATGAAATGGCCTTCCTTGTGCTAACCATATTACCAGGGGTTAGGAGCAGGGCGTACCAGTCAGAAGCGCAATTGTTAATTGCCTTTCTTAAGTGCTGGGACAGCAGCAATGCAGGGCCCAAGTAGCAGGTTAGGCTCGAGGCCGCTGGTGACCTGGGTCGGATGGCGAGGGACAGCggggggacaggctgggggcagcaggagggcgGAAGAGTTTTCCTGGGTGAATGTGTTCAGCATCTGCTGTCCTTACCCCATCGCTGGGCAGGGCGAGGCAGGACTGTTGTCCTTCCACCATGCActttgccagcagccctgctgcagccagcagacaAGGTCATCGAAGAGGGAGAACGCATAAGGCAGATCAGGCAGCCTGGAGGCTACTACACATCTTCAGGCGCTGACACTCCACCTCCTGCGAGCACATCGAGATTgagagcagcacctggaaaccaggccaaagaggtggaaaggaggagTCTCGAAAgagggctgaagagcagccccctcctgctgccctgttgcGGATCACTCCTCCATGCTCCGTCCCCACGGCATGGGAGGCGTTACCGAGGTGCTGGAGTGAAACGTTAAGGATGCTgcaaaggagcaggcagtgACAGCCATGAGGCAGATCCTCTCCTCGGCTGTACGGTCACCCCTGTGTCTAGCAAAGTCATTGGGTTGTAGCGGTGCCAGTGAACAGTTTGCGGTGCCTGACAGGAGCATCACAGACTAGTTGGGTctccttctgtgctctgaacttgcagAGAGCTACAGAGGTGACAAAACTTCTTGGCCAAGAAGATCCTCCTCAGGTGACCCAACGTGTGTTTGAAATCCACCCAGAGAGTGTTTattctggaagaagaaagactGTCGCAAAGCGTCAAGCTTTGGATcgctgcagcagcttttggagTGAACAAAGACCGCCAAGTCagagcacttcttttttttgtttatctcGGTTCAAGCACTGTTAGATACCACCGGGATGGGCAATGGATCAAGTCTGCAGACAGCTTTGCAAGTGTGTGTTTCCAACGTCAATAATGTCTAACGAAGGCAGACATGGTCTGCACAGGTCTGCCAGAGCTCCCTAGAGCCTGGAAGCCCTGGCAGCTGATTCTGGTCAGGCTCCTTGTTGCCTTTAGTAAGAACAGCAGTGaaatatatgattttttttaatctttccttttttttcttttctttttccccaggcagcctcagaggaataatattaaaaagtcaaataagaaaaaaactctGGCCACATCATCATACAGACAAGATGCCTTCCATAAAAGGAGCCTCTTGGGGCACAGGCATCCTTCAGCCACGTTCAGCCCATCAAGCCCGCCTGCCGTGGCATTTTGTGAAGGGCAATGAACACCATGCTGCCCAAGCTGTAGCTGGAGTGTGTGAGTGAGGTGCGGGCTGCAGAGGCGTGCCCTGCTCGACATCCAGCTGCCAGGATCCTCTGCTTCCCTGGCCGGCATTGGGCACCGCCAGCTCCCGAGGCCTGACCCCGTAATGAGCTCAGCAGTGAAGTAACTGCACctatgaatcacagaatcacagaatcactaaggttggaaaagacctgtaagatcatcaagtccaaccatcaaccaacaaacgccaccatgcccattaaaccatgtcccacaatgcctcatccacacgttccttgaacacctccagggagggtgactccaccacctccctgggcagtttattccagtgtctcaccactctctcagtaaagaaattcttcctaatatccagtctaaacctcccctggcgcaacttgaggccatttcctctagtcctgtcactagtcacttgggagaggaggccaacacccacctctctgcaacctcctttcaggtagttgtagagagtggtaaggtctcccctcagcctcctcttctgcagactgaacacccccagctccctcagccgctcctcatcagacttgtgctccagacccctcaccagcttcattgcccttctctggacacgctccagcacctcaatgtccttcttgtagtgaggggatGTCAGATGCCAGCTGGAGGAGCGGTGCTAGAGGAGGCCTGGATGCCAAGCTGACTTTGTCCTGGAAGGCCAGGTTGTGGTGTGACAGTTAAATACAGCACTCGGCTGGTGGCTGGTCCCAGGGAAATGGTGCTGGAGCCCCAGCGGTCCTGCTGTGGCAGGGCCAAAAATGGCCGCTCTGAGCAGGGCAGTGGCAGGGGCAAAACGAGATGCCCAGAGCAGGACAGGGACAAAACTAATTGCCCCAAGTGAAGCAGGAGCCAAGCTAGCGACCCCGACTTGGGTAGGGGCATAAAGAGTTACCTGGGCGGAGCAGGAGTAAATCCAGGCACCCCGTGTGGGGAAGGGGCAAAATGAGCCAAAACGAGAAGAAACCACAGCCATCCCGAGAGggacaagatgaaaaaaagccaCCCGAGCAAGGCTGTGGCCAAACTGGATGTCCCAAGTggaggataaaaagaaaaaagcctccTGGAGTGGAGCAGCAGCCAAACTAAGTGCCCTGAGCTGAGCAGGAGTACGACTAACTTCCCCGAGTAGGACTGGGGAGAACTAGATGGCCCAGGCGAGGCAAGAGCCAAACCGGCCAGTTCAAGTGGGGCAGGAATAAGAACCAGCTGCCTCGTCAGGGCAGGAGTAATACTCACTGCCCTGCGAGCAGGCCAAGGAATTAAACCTGATGCTAAAAAGCCGCCCACGAAGGCTTCTTGGAGCtccagggtgggagagcagctgggtgggggccTGTCAGACAGCCAAGGTGCACCCAGCGCAGGTGCTGAAGGCGTTTCTTTGGTAGCGCTGGTTCAGAGTCAGCCCGTGGCTGCATCTTGCAGGGGGCCCATAAAAGTCATTGGAAATGAACCTGTAAGAGACCAGGTGCTTTGCTACGCCAGTCTCCCGGACACATTCCTGTACCTGGGAAGAGTGGGAAAGAAACCCTCAGCAACCCAAAGGTGCCAGCCAAAGCCGTGAACAGGCATGCTTACAGCCCTGGGCAGGTTTTTATTCACCCGGCTGGTGCAGCTCCATGAAGAGGCTGGAGCTCTGCTGGCGGATGAACAGTCCTTCACCAGCAGCGCATGGGGAAGCCCAGAGGCTGCCAGCTGCGGGAGGTCCACGGGCTGTGGCAGCCGTGTGGCCCCATGGCCTCTAGGGGACACGCCCCCATGTGTCCCCGTGTCACAAAGGGGCAGTGATGCGGCACCCACCCAGTGCTTGTGAGCTCACCTGGCCAGGGCTTGGGATCCTGAAAAGACGGCCAGTGAAAGCTAgttgggctgagctggccttcggGATAACTCGGCTCCTTCTTTTGCTACTTGCGTGCCTACTTGGTTCCAACCATTTGTCGTTTACTGCCCACTTCTCCTCAACTTCCATCCTCCTTCAAAGGTAATTACGATTTGACTTTCAGGAGAGACCATAGAGTAGGTAGATACGGGATAAAATTATAGGCTGGTCTATACCTTCCGAGCTCTAGGCTGAGCTATCACACCTCTAAAGGCTGTCCAGATATGGGCTATGGGTAGAGTTCCTATTTGCTAATTCTTATTTCTTTACCATATCCCAGGATAGGTGAGTGGGAGATGGCAGTGTAGCCTGAGGCGTTGGGCTGAGCCTAGAATTACAAGAAGCCCACCCTGGCTGATGGGGTAGGAAgtgagacagaaaaggagcatgGCAAAGGTAGCTGTTAAAGTAGCGTCCGGAAGCCCGTTGCTCCCGCATACAAGGTGGGCAAGCGTGGGCTGGAGAGTCAGAGGCCTCTGCTGCTAACGCTGGCCCcaggtcagcagcaggtcctcttcagagaaggtgACACGCAATGCAGTATTCCAAAAGGGTCTTGGGAACTGCTGTCAGTTGGAATCCTGTGACAAGGACAGTGGGGCcatcagcctgcagctctgcagcagctacAGGGCCCACTGAAACACTTGTGATGGCGGATGCTGTTCTGTGCCTTtcattgggggttttttttaaatcattgtgTTGGGCtacaattatttctttgcaatcAGGTGACAGGACTGGCActgatcttctctttctggagcGTGTCCTGACACGCTTTGTCATCCAGAGCTCTCCTCTCCATTCCTGAGAGGACCGATGGCCGCAACGGGGAACGACTCCTGTGAGTAACGGCTTCAGCAGCAGGCTTGGACTTTGTGCATCCCCAAAGGCAACGGAGGTGGCTGGCGCTCCATCCCTGGATGTTGATGTGCTGACAACCTAGTGTGAATTCTGGCGCGTCTCCTGAGAGCAGCCAGACTTACCCAGGTGTTTTTGATTAGACACGGGAAAACACGTTTTATCACTCCTCTGCCACTCTGTACAAGACTTGGAAAGATGACATTGCTCGTAGAAAGGTCTGGCATCAGGAGGGTTACCGTCTGTGCTAGGGACTCGCTTCTTTTCATCAAGTTACAaccaggaaaagggaagacttgACCCGATAATCCAATTCAAGTCtccagagggaaaggaaggtagCCTGAGGCACAGCGTGGGTTTGTTGGACTTTTGGCAACGCAAGCAGGGGGACAGACTGTTTTCCAAAACTCTTTCTTGACCAGTAAATTTCAATGGCAGTGTTAGGCTTCCCCCAGTGTTTCTGTGTTGGAGGTTAGAGCTGGTTTTCCTGGGTGCCCCGTAGAGAACTCGACTTCTAAATATGTTTTCGTGCAACAATATGGTCTCATCTCTTCTCAAATGTCACTTCCCTGCAGTCATTGCCGAGGGAATGGCTCCACCACAAAGGATCCTCTTTCCCCCGGAGAAGATTTGCATGGACTGGCAGCAACGACAGGGAGCTGGAGCGGGACTCCTCAACCTGGGCAATACGTGCTTCCTCAACtctgtcctgcagtgcctgacgtacacagcccctctgGCCAACTACCTGCTCTCTCGTGAGCACAGCCGGTCGTGTGAGTACTTTTAGGAACATCTCGTGTCAATCTGATGGTCACTCCCCAAGGATTCCTGGAATCTGGAATTTGATTTAGGAGAAAAGCAGCCCTTCTTTGTCAACGCCCTGAGTTGGTGTCCTTTGAACCACTCAAGCCTGGAAGCCTCTTGTCATATCTCGGTGTGTTCCACTTCAGAAAGGCACCTCTTTACAGCCTCGGGTCTCGGTCCCTATTCCTGCAAGTTGAGCTCTCTTTGCTTATTGCACAGAAGACTTTTGTCAGTTTAGCATCCCTCGGAAGAAAGTTTTCTAGGCACTAAAGCATCCTGGGCTTGTTGGGACATTGCACCTTGGGAGAAGAAGGGTGGAGACTGTTCTTAGAACTTCAAGATCTCCATTAGGTTTCCCATCGCTATGGATATTTGGCTAACCTGAGGAActtgcttccctccctccctcttcagGTCGTCAGGCAGGCTTCTGCATGATGTGCGTAATGGAAGCGCACGTTAACAAGGTCCTGTGTTCCTCAGTCAGTGCCATCCAGCCTAGCGCTGTCGTCAGTGTCCTCACACGTAAGTCATGTCAGGTGCTTTTACaggttttcttccctccttgtAGGAGACAGCCACTAACAACTTCTCTCTTAGTAATAGGAGACCATTTCCAGCTTGGCATGCAGGAAGACGCCCACGAGTTCTTACGCTATACTGTCGATGCCATGCAGAGAGCTTGCCTGAGTGGCAGCAGCGAGTAAGCACAAGCAAATTACCTCCTCGATGCTCCCGAGCCCTTTGGACTCCGTGATGTACTCCCATCAAGGAAAACGTACGCCCAGGGCTTTCAGAACAAGCAAAACTCTCAGAGGACATAACTCTCTGCCttaccatttatttccagcttggacATCTCTTCTCAAGCAACTACCGTCGTCCATCAAATATTTGGGGGCTTTCTGAGATCCAGAGGTACTTTTCCACAGCTATTGCTCTCCCTGGAATTGTCTGTGCCCTTCTGCCTGCCTGTGATAAACAGCTGATGGTGTGACTGGCGTAGGAAGGACGGAAAACGGCACAGCCAGTCAACTTCCCCTATCGCTGAGCATTTTGATTTGCCTTGCAGTCACgtgcttgagctgcaaagcGGTTTCCGATTCCTACGAGGCCTTCCTGGATATTCCTTTGGCTATAAAAGTAAGAGGGTTTGTAATTGTGCTTCAAGACATCCCG
This window harbors:
- the LOC132320832 gene encoding E3 ubiquitin-protein ligase arih1-like, giving the protein MCSQEVECQRLKMCPEGPVHQADDFSPSLSASRFLGARLTSSLLTGLEGPRHLANQLVMTPSQNREAQQHTEHRLSNQAALFPSSPPRANLWRPGPGGGGGPEQEEDYRYEVLTAEQILQHMVECIREVNEVIQKPATITRIPLSHFNWDKEKLMERYFDGNLEKLFAECHVINPSKKSRTCQMNTRSSAQDMPCQICYLNYPNSYFTGLECGHKFCMQCWSEYLTTKIMEEGMGQTISRPAHGCDILVDDNTVMRLITDSKVKLKYQHLITNSFVECNRLLKWCPAPDCHHVVKVQYPDAKPVRCKCGCHFCFNCGENWHDPVKCKWLKKWIKKCDDDSETSNWIAANTKECPKCHVTIKKDRGCNHMVCRNQNCKAEFCWVCLGPWEPHGSAWYNCNRYNEDDAKAARDAQERSRAALQRYLFYCNCYMNHMQSLRFEHKLYAQVKQKMEEMQQHNMSWIEVQFLKKAVDILCQCRATLMYTYVFAFYLKKNNQSIIFENNQADLENATEVLSGYLERDISQDSLQDIKQKVQDKYRYCESRRRVLLQHVHEGYERDLWEYIED